In the Blastopirellula marina genome, one interval contains:
- a CDS encoding ABC transporter ATP-binding protein produces MIELVDFGKDYGDFTAVKCLNLKIDAGEMFGFIGPNGAGKSTSIRFLATLLRASRGQGFVNGFNVAEQPMDVRHSVGYMPDNFGVYDGMKVWEFLDFFAVAYKIPRSRRKAVITDVLELLDLTHKRNDFVNGLSRGMKQRLCLAKTLVHDPPVLILDEPASGLDPRARLEVKALLKELRKMGKTILISSHILTELADCCTSIGIIERGELLMSGSIEDVYRRIRKNRIINIKFVDGMDAGLSIIRSMPECVDVDIDRGQVTCELQTDDQGVASLLKKLVDNQINVRTFAEKDPTLEDVFMMVTKGLVT; encoded by the coding sequence ATGATTGAACTAGTCGACTTCGGCAAAGACTATGGCGATTTCACCGCAGTCAAATGCCTGAATCTGAAGATCGACGCCGGCGAGATGTTCGGCTTCATCGGCCCCAACGGTGCCGGTAAAAGCACAAGCATCCGCTTCCTGGCCACGCTGCTACGCGCCTCGCGCGGGCAAGGCTTCGTCAACGGATTCAATGTCGCCGAGCAGCCGATGGACGTGCGGCACAGCGTGGGGTACATGCCGGATAACTTCGGCGTGTACGACGGCATGAAGGTGTGGGAGTTCCTCGACTTCTTCGCCGTCGCCTACAAGATCCCCCGCAGCAGGCGTAAAGCGGTCATCACCGACGTGCTGGAACTGCTCGATCTGACGCACAAGCGCAACGACTTTGTGAACGGCCTGTCACGCGGGATGAAGCAGCGATTGTGCCTGGCCAAAACCTTGGTGCACGATCCGCCGGTGCTGATTCTGGACGAGCCTGCCAGCGGCCTCGACCCCCGGGCACGTTTGGAGGTGAAGGCGCTGTTGAAAGAACTTCGCAAGATGGGAAAGACCATTCTCATCTCGAGCCACATCCTGACGGAACTGGCCGACTGCTGCACGTCGATCGGCATTATCGAACGTGGCGAACTGCTGATGAGCGGTAGCATCGAAGACGTCTACCGCCGCATCCGCAAGAACCGGATCATCAACATCAAGTTCGTCGACGGCATGGACGCAGGCCTCTCGATCATTCGCAGCATGCCGGAGTGTGTGGACGTCGATATCGATCGCGGCCAGGTAACATGCGAACTGCAAACCGACGACCAAGGAGTCGCTTCGCTGCTGAAGAAACTGGTCGACAACCAAATCAACGTCCGCACCTTCGCCGAAAAAGATCCGACGCTGGAAGACGTTTTCATGATGGTGACCAAAGGTTTGGTGACTTAG